A single Amphiura filiformis chromosome 19, Afil_fr2py, whole genome shotgun sequence DNA region contains:
- the LOC140141485 gene encoding LOW QUALITY PROTEIN: transcription factor Jun-like (The sequence of the model RefSeq protein was modified relative to this genomic sequence to represent the inferred CDS: inserted 1 base in 1 codon) produces the protein MSTKTATKMETQFYEDSNPWLNKKKSMTLDLDIGKTRKSILSTPDVQMLKLASPELEKMIINQQGNVCTTPTPTQFICPKNVTEEQAAFAQGFVEALQSLHSXNSGNAGNSTSLPANLTTTDAETGLTYTQVSVVQTLPQMHAPPNTVVTSANYNPALQTTTTLPGTTVNYQRNSAIATTVDTTALQPNGAWVATSRVPAIKQEHVVHQVEQPQTVPVFHGTPPMSPIDMETQERIKAERKKLRNRVAASKCRKRKLERIARLEDKVKDLKTQNSDLVNTATKLREQVCALKQGVMEHVKNGCQVMLAQQLAF, from the exons ATGTCAACGAAAACAGCCACGAAAATGGAGACTCAATTCTACGAGGACAGTAACCCATGGCTCAACAAGAAGAAGAGCATGACATTAGATTTGGACATTGGTAAAACACGCAAATCTATACTGTCCACTCCGGACGTACAAATGCTGAAATTGGCGTCGCCAGAATTGGAGAAAATGATCATCAACCAACAGGGAAATGTATGTACAACTCCGACACCAACTCAGTTCATATGCCCGAAAAATGTTACCGAAGAACAGGCAGCTTTTGCGCAAGGATTTGTTGAGGCTTTGCAAAGTTTACACT ACAATTCCGGGAATGCCGGCAATTCAACGAGTTTACCGGCAAATTTGACCACGACGGATGCAGAAACTGGACTAACTTACACCCAAGTTTCTGTGGTACAAACATTGCCACAAATGCATGCACCTCCGAACACTGTAGTAACCAGTGCAAATTACAACCCAGCTTTGCAAACGACAACAACTCTCCCTGGTACAACTGTGAACTATCAACGCAACTCCGCCATTGCAACTACAGTAGATACAACTGCTTTGCAACCGAATGGCGCATGGGTAGCCACGTCGAGAGTTCCAGCTATCAAACAAGAACATGTTGTACACCAAGTTGAGCAACCACAGACTGTTCCTGTATTCCACGGTACCCCTCCAATGTCCCCTATTGACATGGAAACCCAAGAAAGAATCAAGGCAGAACGCAAGAAGTTGAGGAACCGTGTAGCAGCCAGCAAGTGCCGCAAGCGCAAGTTGGAACGCATCGCCCGATTGGAAGATAAAGTGAAAGACTTGAAAACACAAAATTCCGATTTAGTGAACACTGCAACAAAACTCAGAGAACAAGTTTGTGCGTTAAAACAAGGCGTTATGGAACATGTCAAAAATGGATGCCAAGTAATGTTAGCGCAACAGTTAGCGTTTTGA